GGCGCCGCCAAAAACCGGCCCGAGCGGCCGCATCCGGATGCCGGGGCGCAGGCGGGTCCAGCGGAAGTCGGCCGGGTCGGCGAGCGCCGGGCCCGGCGAGCGCACCACCAGCACTTCGCGGGCGATCGGCTGGAAGTCGGCGCGGAAGTGCACCGAGCTCTTCAGCGCCACGATCCGCTGGCGGATCGGCTCCACGCCAAGGTGCCGGAACATCTCCTGGTCGCCGGCCTGGCACTTGCTCGAAGCGAGCACCACGCGCATGCCGGGCGCGGCTTCCGAGCGCAGTAGCGCCATCGGGCCGAGCTGCATCCGGAAGCCCTTGAACATCGGCCCGGTGCAGGTGAAGCGGCCGTCGCCGATCCGCTCGACGGTGAACCGCCCGGCCAGCGGAACGTGGCCGGGCACGCCGGAGATCTCGCCCAGCGCGAAATCCAGCGTGGCGCCCTGGCCCGCCTCGTGGGCGCGGCGCGCCGACGGCGGGTCGATCAGCATGCCGAGCACCGCGTCCTGCGCGCGATGCCGGATCAGCGCCGCCAGCAGCCCGGTCGTGTCGCCGTTGCCGCCGGCGCCCGGATTGTCCTGCGTGTCGGCCAGCACCACCGGCGCGCCCGGCGCGCCGCGGGCCATCGCGCGCTCGACCGCCTCGTCGGGCGTCAGCAGGGCCAGCGCGAAGTCCTTCTCGGCGTCGGCGACCGCGCCGGCCATCTCGTCGACCGCCGCGCGGGTCGCGGCTTCGCTGTCGCCGTAGCCGACCACCGACATTCCGCACTCGGGGAAGTCGGCCATCGGG
This genomic window from Zeimonas sediminis contains:
- a CDS encoding M81 family metallopeptidase, which codes for MARIAVGGMQHETNTFAPSKADYAAFEDGGGWPGVQVGDSLFDAVAGANIPVQGAIEALRAAGHSLVPLAWAAASPSAHVTVDAFERIVGALTERLRAALPVDGVYLDLHGAMVTEHHDDGEGEILRRVREIVGPDVPVVASLDLHANVTRGMVAHADALSIYRTYPHVDMAATGARAAGLLTRMLATGRRFAKAYRTLDYLTGIPSQSTFIEPANGLYALLERIEQRSGVALSFAPGFPMADFPECGMSVVGYGDSEAATRAAVDEMAGAVADAEKDFALALLTPDEAVERAMARGAPGAPVVLADTQDNPGAGGNGDTTGLLAALIRHRAQDAVLGMLIDPPSARRAHEAGQGATLDFALGEISGVPGHVPLAGRFTVERIGDGRFTCTGPMFKGFRMQLGPMALLRSEAAPGMRVVLASSKCQAGDQEMFRHLGVEPIRQRIVALKSSVHFRADFQPIAREVLVVRSPGPALADPADFRWTRLRPGIRMRPLGPVFGGA